Proteins from one Ananas comosus cultivar F153 linkage group 5, ASM154086v1, whole genome shotgun sequence genomic window:
- the LOC109710466 gene encoding NADPH:adrenodoxin oxidoreductase, mitochondrial isoform X1 has protein sequence MGRFFFHGRRLMARGFSSLNLNPLRVCVVGSGPAGFYTAEKMLKAHEGAEVDIIDRLPTPFGLVRSGVAPDHPETKIVVNQFSRVAANARCSFFGNVSLGTNVTLSDLRQMYDVVVLAYGAESDRSLGVPGEDLRGIHSAREFVWWYNGHPDYCDMSPDLKSTDTAVVLGQGNVALDVARILLRPTSELETTDIADHALASLRESNIRKVYLVGRRGPVQAACTAKELREILGMRNLRVHVQEADLVTAPVDEEELKKNRIQRRVYELFSKAATSPRELDGVDDRDLHFMFFRKPDRFFPSELSSRVGGVRLEKTCLKENGASGKQVAVGTGEFEDIKCGLVLKSIGYKSLPVDGLPFDERRGVVPNVKGKVLSSDQPEKAIVEQGLYVAGWLKRGPTGIIATNLYCAEETVASIMEDVKNGLVIPNSGSPKAGREGLLQSLQDRNIPFVQLNGWARIDSKERMLGQFKNKPREKITTWDELLRVATNG, from the exons ATGGGTAGATTTTTTTTCCACGGGAGGAGGCTAATGGCGAGGGGATTCTCTTCGCTCAATCTCAACCCTCTTCGTGTTTGCGTCGTCGGTAGCGGCCCCGCGGGATTCTACACTGCCGAGAAG ATGTTGAAGGCGCATGAAGGAGCAGAGGTTGATATTATTGATCGGTTGCCGACACCCTTCGGATTGGTTCGTTCTGGGGTGGCGCCGGATCATCCGGAAACAAAG ATTGTGGTGAACCAATTTTCTCGTGTAGCAGCAAATGCCCGGTGTTCATTCTTTGGAAATGTTTCACTTGGAACCAATGTGACTTTGTCAGACCTTCGCCAGATGTATGATGTG GTTGTGCTTGCTTATGGTGCTGAAAGTGATAGATCTCTTGGTGTGCCTGGGGAA GATTTGAGAGGCATACATTCAGCTAGGGAATTTGTGTGGTGGTATAATGGGCACCCAGACTACTGTGATATGTCACCTGACTTGAAAAGCACAGATACAGCTGTTGTTCTTGGACAG GGTAATGTAGCTCTTGATGTTGCCCGTATTCTTTTGCGACCTACATCTGAGTTGGAGACTACAGATATTGCTGATCATGCTCTAGCTTCTTTGCGGGAGAGCAATATAAG AAAGGTGTACTTGGTTGGGAGACGAGGCCCAGTACAGGCAGCTTGCACGGCAAAGGAGCTGCGTGAAATTCTAG GCATGCGAAATTTGCGTGTTCACGTTCAGGAGGCCGACCTAGTTACAGCTCCAGTAGATGAG GAAGAACTGAAGAAGAATAGAATCCAGAGAAGAGTTTATGAGTTGTTCTCGAAAGCGGCCACCTCACCTCGAGAGCTTGATGGTGTTGATGACAGAGATCTTCACTTCATGTTCTTTAGGAAACCTGACAGATTTTTTCCTTCTGAGCTTAGTTCAAGAGTTGGTGGTGTGCGGCTTGAGAAGACCTGTTTGAAAG AAAATGGTGCTTCTGGGAAACAGGTAGCAGTGGGAACTGGTGAGTTTGAAGACATCAAATGTGG GTTGGTATTGAAAAGCATCGGTTACAAGTCATTGCCAGTAGACGGGTTGCCTTTCGACGAGCGCAGAG GCGTAGTCCCTAATGTGAAGGGCAAGGTGCTCAGCAGTGATCAACCAGAGAAGGCAATTGTGGAGCAAGGCTTGTATGTTGCTGGTTGGTTGAAAAGAGGGCCAACTGGGATCATCGCTACAAACCTCTATTGTGCTGAGGAAACT GTGGCGAGTATTATGGAGGATGTGAAGAATGGATTAGTTATTCCTAACTCGGGCTCGCCTAAGGCAGGTAGGGAAGGGCTCCTCCAAAGTCTACAAGATAGGAACATCCCATTCGTGCAGTTGAATGGCTGGGCCAGAATAGATTCCAAAGAAAGGATGCTGGGTCAGTTTAAAAACAAGCCCAGAGAAAAAATCACTACATGGGATGAGCTGCTGAGGGTTGCAACAAATGGATAA
- the LOC109710466 gene encoding NADPH:adrenodoxin oxidoreductase, mitochondrial isoform X2, which translates to MYDVVVLAYGAESDRSLGVPGEDLRGIHSAREFVWWYNGHPDYCDMSPDLKSTDTAVVLGQGNVALDVARILLRPTSELETTDIADHALASLRESNIRKVYLVGRRGPVQAACTAKELREILGMRNLRVHVQEADLVTAPVDEEELKKNRIQRRVYELFSKAATSPRELDGVDDRDLHFMFFRKPDRFFPSELSSRVGGVRLEKTCLKENGASGKQVAVGTGEFEDIKCGLVLKSIGYKSLPVDGLPFDERRGVVPNVKGKVLSSDQPEKAIVEQGLYVAGWLKRGPTGIIATNLYCAEETVASIMEDVKNGLVIPNSGSPKAGREGLLQSLQDRNIPFVQLNGWARIDSKERMLGQFKNKPREKITTWDELLRVATNG; encoded by the exons ATGTATGATGTG GTTGTGCTTGCTTATGGTGCTGAAAGTGATAGATCTCTTGGTGTGCCTGGGGAA GATTTGAGAGGCATACATTCAGCTAGGGAATTTGTGTGGTGGTATAATGGGCACCCAGACTACTGTGATATGTCACCTGACTTGAAAAGCACAGATACAGCTGTTGTTCTTGGACAG GGTAATGTAGCTCTTGATGTTGCCCGTATTCTTTTGCGACCTACATCTGAGTTGGAGACTACAGATATTGCTGATCATGCTCTAGCTTCTTTGCGGGAGAGCAATATAAG AAAGGTGTACTTGGTTGGGAGACGAGGCCCAGTACAGGCAGCTTGCACGGCAAAGGAGCTGCGTGAAATTCTAG GCATGCGAAATTTGCGTGTTCACGTTCAGGAGGCCGACCTAGTTACAGCTCCAGTAGATGAG GAAGAACTGAAGAAGAATAGAATCCAGAGAAGAGTTTATGAGTTGTTCTCGAAAGCGGCCACCTCACCTCGAGAGCTTGATGGTGTTGATGACAGAGATCTTCACTTCATGTTCTTTAGGAAACCTGACAGATTTTTTCCTTCTGAGCTTAGTTCAAGAGTTGGTGGTGTGCGGCTTGAGAAGACCTGTTTGAAAG AAAATGGTGCTTCTGGGAAACAGGTAGCAGTGGGAACTGGTGAGTTTGAAGACATCAAATGTGG GTTGGTATTGAAAAGCATCGGTTACAAGTCATTGCCAGTAGACGGGTTGCCTTTCGACGAGCGCAGAG GCGTAGTCCCTAATGTGAAGGGCAAGGTGCTCAGCAGTGATCAACCAGAGAAGGCAATTGTGGAGCAAGGCTTGTATGTTGCTGGTTGGTTGAAAAGAGGGCCAACTGGGATCATCGCTACAAACCTCTATTGTGCTGAGGAAACT GTGGCGAGTATTATGGAGGATGTGAAGAATGGATTAGTTATTCCTAACTCGGGCTCGCCTAAGGCAGGTAGGGAAGGGCTCCTCCAAAGTCTACAAGATAGGAACATCCCATTCGTGCAGTTGAATGGCTGGGCCAGAATAGATTCCAAAGAAAGGATGCTGGGTCAGTTTAAAAACAAGCCCAGAGAAAAAATCACTACATGGGATGAGCTGCTGAGGGTTGCAACAAATGGATAA
- the LOC109710468 gene encoding protein SPEAR1-like isoform X2, with translation MGSSSFGDFGLNDNNSNRNNNNNGRSSSGSSRKGKKCGLEKPKQPQRGLGVAQLEKIRLQNQMMSTYFPSFQSSYQSDHTNKEDMRTHLAFQSCPTSSSLRPNNYMMGFGETTTNDIRFTGCHPSATARSLSAGDEMFLTYDFMRPIETLPLLAQPVEDSVQKRRRNDRCRSMGSVSNNSDSSDQSQELDLELRLSL, from the exons ATGGGAAGCAGCAGTTTTGGTGATTTTGGGTTGAatgataataatagtaataggaataataataataatggaagATCATCATCTGGGTCATCTAGGAAGGGGAAAAAGTGTGGCCTGGAGAAGCCAAAGCAACCCCAAAGAGGTCTTGGAGTAGCCCAACTTGAAAAGATTAGGCTGCAAAATCAAATGATGTCCACATACTTTCCCTCCTTCCAATCTTCCTATCAAAGTGATCATACTAacaag GAAGATATGAGAACACATTTGGCATTTCAATCATGTCCGACTTCTTCGAGCCTTCGCCCGAATAATTACATG ATGGGCTTTGGAGAGACTACAACCAATGACATCAGATTTACTGGATGCCATCCTAGTGCAACAGCCAG ATCTTTATCTGCTGGCGATGAAATGTTTCTTACCTATGATTTTATGAGACCAATTGAGACTCTACCACTTCTAGCACAACCAGTTGAG GACTCTGTACAGAAGAGGAGACGGAACGACCGATGTCGTTCAATGGGTTCAGTTAGTAATAACTCTGATTCAAGTGATCAGTCACAAGAACTAGACTTAGAGCTCAGATTATCTCTATAA
- the LOC109710468 gene encoding protein SPEAR1-like isoform X1, with protein MGSSSFGDFGLNDNNSNRNNNNNGRSSSGSSRKGKKCGLEKPKQPQRGLGVAQLEKIRLQNQMMSTYFPSFQSSYQSDHTNKQEDMRTHLAFQSCPTSSSLRPNNYMMGFGETTTNDIRFTGCHPSATARSLSAGDEMFLTYDFMRPIETLPLLAQPVEDSVQKRRRNDRCRSMGSVSNNSDSSDQSQELDLELRLSL; from the exons ATGGGAAGCAGCAGTTTTGGTGATTTTGGGTTGAatgataataatagtaataggaataataataataatggaagATCATCATCTGGGTCATCTAGGAAGGGGAAAAAGTGTGGCCTGGAGAAGCCAAAGCAACCCCAAAGAGGTCTTGGAGTAGCCCAACTTGAAAAGATTAGGCTGCAAAATCAAATGATGTCCACATACTTTCCCTCCTTCCAATCTTCCTATCAAAGTGATCATACTAacaag CAGGAAGATATGAGAACACATTTGGCATTTCAATCATGTCCGACTTCTTCGAGCCTTCGCCCGAATAATTACATG ATGGGCTTTGGAGAGACTACAACCAATGACATCAGATTTACTGGATGCCATCCTAGTGCAACAGCCAG ATCTTTATCTGCTGGCGATGAAATGTTTCTTACCTATGATTTTATGAGACCAATTGAGACTCTACCACTTCTAGCACAACCAGTTGAG GACTCTGTACAGAAGAGGAGACGGAACGACCGATGTCGTTCAATGGGTTCAGTTAGTAATAACTCTGATTCAAGTGATCAGTCACAAGAACTAGACTTAGAGCTCAGATTATCTCTATAA